The segment CTGTTGGAATTTTTTAAAGCGCAACCTCTCCCGCGAGAGATAGCGGTGCTGATCGAAGCCAAGCGCCGTTGGCTCAATCCGCCGCTCTCGACCGCGCCCTTTTGGCGCGAGAAAAAACTGATCCGCTCCTATCCGGTGGACCGAAGATTCGTGGAAGAGCTGGTTCTTCTCTACAGCGGTATGAAGTATGAGCTGCTCGAATGGCCGCTGGAGACGTACCACGCGATCGATCTCTTTGCCTATCTGGATTCTCTCCCGCCGGAAAAGATCGGCCGCGGCAAATATCTCACCGTCACCAATTTTCGCAACGAGAAATTATTTTTCGACCGCCATCAAATCGAGCCCTACAAGCCCGTCATCGTCGTCGGCCTCGACGACGAAAAGAATCTCTTCCGTCTCGGCGTTTTCTACCAGGCGCTCAGGGAATATAGCTGGAGAGGCGGCGCCAAGCCGCCGATGATGGCGCGTCCGTTGGGCGCCTTCATTCGCTTTCTGGAAGAGCCGCCGCCGGAGCTGATTCGCCAGGCGCCGTACTACGGGCTCACGGAAAACAGCTTCCAATTAGTCGAGGACGATCCCCTCGCCTCTTTGAAGGACCTACCCAAGCAAGTCTACGAAGCGGTTACCGTTCGTAACGGCTGCGTTTATTGCCACAGCTTTCACGGCGTCGGCCCGCAGAGCCACCACGTCACGGCGGCCAACAACAAGCCGCACGGCGGGCTGGCGTTGGCGCTGGAATCTTATCCCGAAAACGTGTGGAAAGAGTTCATGTTCAATCAGGAGGCGGCGGCGAAAAAAATCGGCGCATCGCCCAATATCGTCGCCGAAGACGCGCGGCAGGCATTGTACGATTTAGTGGTCGAGTCGCGGAAAAAGCAGAACGCAGTTGGGCAATGAAGGACTGGAATGAAAGTTTTGGAGCGGGCGACGGGGATCGAACCCGCGACGTCCAGCTTCGGAATTTTCTATCGAATTTGATGTTTTCTTCTTCTGCAGCAAGAACTTAGTCGATATTTTCTGCCCCTGAAACCTTTTCTGACCTCATATATAACTGCCGCATCTAAACGAGAAGCCTCTTTTTATCCGAAAATTCCGCTGACTTCTCCTCATGAGATCATTTAAAGTCGAGGGTTGGTTAGAAAAAGATGGAAAGGGTCCGCGGGAGAACGGGTCTCAGCATGATGATCTCGCGGGCGGCAATCTTCCAGCCCTGGTCGGTTCTTCTCAACCTGTCCTCACGGCGGCCCGTGAACGATGTTTCATGGCGGCCATGGCGAACTTGGAACACCAGGAAGTTGGAGTAAGCATTGACCTCGTCGCTCGCCTCCGAAGGCTCCACCAGAATATTGGTGATGAGCCGCTCCGTCAGCGACGGCGGCACTTCCGCGTGCCGGAGGCCGGTATCCAATTGCGAGACCCTGAGCGCGAGGCCCTGCTTGTCGTCGTTGAAGTAACCGAAATGCAAGTCGTCGGATTCGTAGGCGCGCTCCAGATTCTGCACGTTCTCGATGGTGGGCATCCGATATCGAGCGTCGTCCGTGAACAGCGCCAGCCAATCACGAAACCGTAAGCTGTCCAGCAGTCGCGCCTCGTGATAGAGGAAGCGCTCGATCTCTTGCTGGACGTGAGCGAAATCCATTTTATTGGGACCCCTTGGCCGCCATCAGCTCCGCCCAGTAGCGATAGAACTGCCGCTGATTCACCTCCCAGTTGATCGGGCCAACCAAACCCGGCAGACGCTCGATCGCCCAACTCTTGTCCCTGAGCGCTTGCAGTGCGGGATGGTCCCGGTCGAAACCCATCGCCATGTTGTAATGGAACGGCTGCTTCCTCGCCACGTGGGCGGCAAGGTTGTCCGAGGACCGCTCGAAATTTTCCGTGTCGTCCGATTGGATCATCCCGGCCGCCGACTGGCGAGTCATCAGCGCCTTGATCGCTTGCTCCTTTACGACCTTGGGCGCGTCCTTCTCGACGACGCACCACTCCCAGCCCTCGGAAAGGAGCGGGCCGCGCGGATGCCATTGAATGAGCCCGCGCGCGAGGAAAGCCGCGCCGGAGCTGATGATGGACAGATTGGGAAAGATGTTGGCGTTGGAAAAGCTCTGCACCTGGGCGGGATCGTTTCCATAACGCTCCTGGATGCGGCGGTAGCGTTCTTTGATCCAGTCCACGGCTTCGGCGCCCAACCGTTGGGCGGTCGCCAAGTCGGACTCGTATAGGCTCGTCTCCGCCCCGAGACGGAGAACGCCCATTCCATGGGGAACCCCCGAGCCGTAGCCGACGCAGACTTGGAGCGACTCGTCCAGGCCCAACCGGATGCTGGCAAAGCTTTCGGACCTTCCCGCCATGATCTTGAAGTAGCTCGCATGCGTCGTGGGGACGTGGTAGTCGTCCCCGGCGAAGTTATCCGCGAGGAGTTTCCAGTTCGCCGGCATGAAGAAGCGCTGGCGGCCCCCGACCACTTGCATGCCGCCCAAAGGCTCGTGAACCAGCAGCCGGTCGAGATACCAGGTGAACACGCCGAGGTAGTCGCGCAGGGGAGCGATGTTGGCGTCCCACGAGGCGAAGATCATTCCGCCGTACGCCTCGATGCGCGGCGGTTCGACGAGCTTCAACTCGTCGCGATTCAAGCAGCCTTGATAAGCCGTGTCGAAGAAAGGGACGCCGACAAGCTTCCCCTGGGTGTCGAACTGCCAGCCGTGAAACGAACAGGTAAAAGTCTTGGTCTGCCCGCGATCGAAGAGGCACACCTGGTTGCCGCGGTGCAAGCACTTGTTGAGAAAGACACGCACGTTACCGTCGACGTCGCGGAGCATGATGACCGAGTCCTCGCCCATGGTGTTGGTAATGTAATCCCCGATCCGGGGAATACTGGATTCATGCCCGACGAACAGCCAAGTGTGTCCGAAGACTCGCTCCAACTCTTCGCGATACACTTCTTCATCCGAGTATGCGCCGGCGTACACCAGGCCGCGCTCGCTATCGACTAATCCCTGAGCGGCCATCCGTAGCTTCCTTTCCGTTTCCCGGTATTTTCCTCCACGCGCTCAGCCACCGATGCGATGATACGGCGTTGGCATATTATGTCAACCGTTATTGCGATCGGCTATGCCTGTCGAGCCGTTCAGCCTATTGACAATGATCGTGAAGCCACAATAAATAAACCAGGCCGTGGTCGGAGCGAGAAATCTGTCGAAATTTTTTTAGCAGGAAAATTATGGCTGGACTGTTAGCAGGGAAAGTCGCGCTGATCACCGGGGCGAGCTCCGGTATCGGCAAGGCGGTGGCGAAACGCTTTCTCGAGGAAGGCGCGAAGGTTGCGATCATGGACAGCTCGGAGAAAAGATTGGCCGGGCTCACCGAGGAATTGGGGAAGGACGCTCTGACCGTGCACGGCGACGTGAGAAAGATCGAGGACAACGAGAAGGCGGTCGCCGCGACGGTGGAAGCCTTCGGCCCTTTGAATATCTTCGTCGGCAACGCGGGCGTGTTCGACGGCTTCAAGAGTCTCGCCGATATAGCGACAAGCGAAATCGCGGCGGCTTACGAACAGGTCTTCGATGTCAACGTTAAAGGCTATCTCCTGGGAGCGAAGGCCACCATGCCGGAGCTTCTCAAGACGCACGGCAATATGGTATTCACGGCTTCGATCGCCGGCCTGCGGCCGAACGGCGGCGGTCCGATCTATACGGCTTCGAAGCACGCCGTCGTCGGTTTGATCCGCCAGCTCGCTTCCGATTTGGCGCCTCATATTCGCGTGAACGGCGTCGCGCCCGGCGGGACGCTCACGGACTTTCAGGCGGCGCCGGCCCTGGGAGCCGTTCCGGCCTTTCCCGACAAACAGTCGGCGGAGGAACGCATGAGACAAAACAACCCGCTCGCGATGGCGCTCAGGCCCGAGGATCACACCGGCGTTTACGCGCTGCTCGC is part of the Candidatus Binatia bacterium genome and harbors:
- a CDS encoding SDR family NAD(P)-dependent oxidoreductase; translated protein: MAGLLAGKVALITGASSGIGKAVAKRFLEEGAKVAIMDSSEKRLAGLTEELGKDALTVHGDVRKIEDNEKAVAATVEAFGPLNIFVGNAGVFDGFKSLADIATSEIAAAYEQVFDVNVKGYLLGAKATMPELLKTHGNMVFTASIAGLRPNGGGPIYTASKHAVVGLIRQLASDLAPHIRVNGVAPGGTLTDFQAAPALGAVPAFPDKQSAEERMRQNNPLAMALRPEDHTGVYALLASDQARAMTGVVIESDGGAGVRRRR
- a CDS encoding SRPBCC family protein, coding for MAAQGLVDSERGLVYAGAYSDEEVYREELERVFGHTWLFVGHESSIPRIGDYITNTMGEDSVIMLRDVDGNVRVFLNKCLHRGNQVCLFDRGQTKTFTCSFHGWQFDTQGKLVGVPFFDTAYQGCLNRDELKLVEPPRIEAYGGMIFASWDANIAPLRDYLGVFTWYLDRLLVHEPLGGMQVVGGRQRFFMPANWKLLADNFAGDDYHVPTTHASYFKIMAGRSESFASIRLGLDESLQVCVGYGSGVPHGMGVLRLGAETSLYESDLATAQRLGAEAVDWIKERYRRIQERYGNDPAQVQSFSNANIFPNLSIISSGAAFLARGLIQWHPRGPLLSEGWEWCVVEKDAPKVVKEQAIKALMTRQSAAGMIQSDDTENFERSSDNLAAHVARKQPFHYNMAMGFDRDHPALQALRDKSWAIERLPGLVGPINWEVNQRQFYRYWAELMAAKGSQ
- a CDS encoding alpha/beta hydrolase, giving the protein MLHSPRRIALVIASGIGFFIIVANWENAKPTQASAAQSTPKANLIRDIAYTKPADPKNARRQTLDLYLPEMSVRKPPLLVFVHGGFWTLSDDEYQIGPAVAEALLPNGVAVALVRYRLAPAHTHPVPAQDVAAAIAHLIRSADKFGYDAKRVYLAGHSAGAHLAALVALDGSYLGAQRLTPRSLAGVVGFSGIYDLRPRPESAEQQKLAVRQAFGDNPDKLATASPTTHARAEAPPFLILGAENDFPGFLIDAKRFAESLRKTGHKQAEQFILPDHDHFSLVQLIDRDAELRSLLLEFFKAQPLPREIAVLIEAKRRWLNPPLSTAPFWREKKLIRSYPVDRRFVEELVLLYSGMKYELLEWPLETYHAIDLFAYLDSLPPEKIGRGKYLTVTNFRNEKLFFDRHQIEPYKPVIVVGLDDEKNLFRLGVFYQALREYSWRGGAKPPMMARPLGAFIRFLEEPPPELIRQAPYYGLTENSFQLVEDDPLASLKDLPKQVYEAVTVRNGCVYCHSFHGVGPQSHHVTAANNKPHGGLALALESYPENVWKEFMFNQEAAAKKIGASPNIVAEDARQALYDLVVESRKKQNAVGQ
- a CDS encoding 3-phenylpropionate/cinnamic acid dioxygenase subunit beta, producing MDFAHVQQEIERFLYHEARLLDSLRFRDWLALFTDDARYRMPTIENVQNLERAYESDDLHFGYFNDDKQGLALRVSQLDTGLRHAEVPPSLTERLITNILVEPSEASDEVNAYSNFLVFQVRHGRHETSFTGRREDRLRRTDQGWKIAAREIIMLRPVLPRTLSIFF